One window of the Deltaproteobacteria bacterium genome contains the following:
- a CDS encoding type II toxin-antitoxin system PemK/MazF family toxin — protein MAMVVKRFDVYLVNLDPTVGSEIRKTRPCLVISPDEMNRHIRTVIVAPMTTADKDYPTRVPCRFQKRNGRIVLDQIRTIDKTRLLKKTGSINADTQVEVISVLQRLFAF, from the coding sequence ATGGCAATGGTAGTCAAGAGGTTTGATGTCTATTTGGTCAATCTCGATCCGACGGTTGGATCTGAGATCCGGAAAACCCGGCCCTGCTTAGTGATCTCACCTGATGAAATGAACAGACATATCCGGACCGTCATTGTTGCTCCGATGACTACGGCAGATAAGGACTATCCCACACGGGTGCCATGCAGGTTTCAGAAGAGAAATGGGCGAATCGTCCTGGATCAGATTCGAACAATAGACAAGACACGACTTTTGAAAAAGACGGGTTCTATTAATGCCGATACCCAGGTAGAGGTTATTTCCGTTTTGCAACGGTTATTTGCATTTTAG
- a CDS encoding AbrB/MazE/SpoVT family DNA-binding domain-containing protein — protein sequence MRARVVKIGNSQGIRIPKPILEQTGIMEDVELRVEKDQIIIRPVPDPRAGWDAAFKSMSEKNDDVLIDGDENISHSWDEEEWQW from the coding sequence ATGAGAGCACGTGTTGTGAAAATAGGCAATTCCCAGGGGATCCGCATTCCGAAACCCATTCTTGAGCAGACAGGAATCATGGAGGATGTTGAGCTTAGGGTTGAGAAGGATCAGATTATTATTCGTCCGGTCCCGGATCCAAGGGCCGGTTGGGATGCGGCTTTCAAATCAATGTCCGAGAAAAATGATGATGTGCTGATTGACGGGGACGAAAATATCTCACATTCCTGGGATGAAGAAGAATGGCAATGGTAG